The following coding sequences are from one Carassius auratus strain Wakin chromosome 15, ASM336829v1, whole genome shotgun sequence window:
- the LOC113115088 gene encoding transmembrane protein 136, translating to MSPLVLGVGVCLAGWIALYALLCYTNGSCGYEWNCRLVTLFHGILAVFITAYIGYIDGPWPFTYPGTKNTPLQITAMVVSLGYFIFDMAWCVYYRTEGLVMLAHHTMSILGILLTLWLEESGIESCAVLFGSEITNPLLQTRWFLKHSGRYDSFLGDVVDVLFVLLFVFMRIFVGGTMLYCELISPRPKFIIKCGGVAMYALSWVFMVDIARFAYRKSQLKSQRWMNRRRMVEVNGQDVKRD from the exons ATGTCGCCGTTGGTGCTGGGAGTCGGAGTGTGCTTAGCTGGGTGGATTGCTCTTTATGCTTTGCTGTGCTACACAAATGGCTCTTGTGGCTATGAATGGAACTGTCGTCTAGTTACACTCTTCCATGGCATCCTTGCAGTCTTTATAACTGCTTACATTGGATACATAGATGGACCGTGGCCTTTCACCTACCCAG GTACAAAGAACACCCCTCTGCAGATCACCGCTATGGTGGTCAGTCTGGGCTACTTTATCTTTGACATGGCCTGGTGTGTATACTACCGCACAGAGGGCCTGGTGATGCTTGCCCACCACACCATGAGCATCCTGGGTATTCTGCTCACTCTGTGGCTGGAGGAGTCAGGCATCGAGTCTTGCGCCGTGCTGTTTGGCAGCGAGATCACAAACCCCCTCCTTCAGACGCGCTGGTTTTTGAAACACTCGGGCCGCTATGACAGCTTCCTCGGAGATGTGGTGGACGTTCTGTTCGTGCTGCTGTTTGTGTTCATGCGTATTTTCGTGGGTGGCACCATGTTGTACTGTGAGCTGATCTCTCCAAGACCCAAGTTTATCATTAAATGTGGCGGTGTGGCCATGTACGCGCTGTCCTGGGTGTTCATGGTGGACATCGCCCGCTTCGCATACCGCAAATCCCAGCTCAAATCCCAGCGCTGGATGAATCGGCGCAGGATGGTGGAGGTCAACGGGCAGGATGTGAAGAGAGACTGA